Part of the Cololabis saira isolate AMF1-May2022 chromosome 15, fColSai1.1, whole genome shotgun sequence genome, AACCAGAGGACAAGAGACAAGGAATCATGAGCTTTCATTCCTATAATATAGGAAACTGAATTAAAAATGTTAACAATGTCAAACTATTACTTAACTACTGCTGTTTATGCCAATGTTAATATAGAGTAGAAGACAGGCAGAGAAATGCTGGAAAAAAATGCTGAAGTGAAGTTTGTTTTCTACCAAAAATCACCAGACCTGCTCAATCCTGACAGCGTTGGTGATGATATCCTTCACTCTGTCGTCTGATGGCTTCTTGACCAGGTAGCCGTACAGCAGGCAGGCAAAGTTACAGTGCAGGCCCTGGATGAGGATGTGACACACATGTTAACAGCTCATATGAACCGGGGTCTTCCCCGTGTTTGTGAAGGGCTCAAGTCCTGCATGTGGACGGAGTATCTTAGTATCTTCAGTCTGTCTTCCTGACTTTAAAACTGACTGCTTGAAAGAGACAGAGGTGGTGTCTGGGTCGGAAAAGTGAGCTAATTTTAGCATTTTAGGAATCAATTGTGTTGTTTGCTGACTTTTCTTGGAGCAAAGGGCAACGCTTCAGGGCTTCTGATGGAGCCGAGGGATAAGTCAGGGACAGATAACAGATGATACATATCAGCGGCGAGAGATTGTGTCCTTTGCACTTGTTGCCAGTGAAGATAAGTAAAATATAAAGTAATGGTTGTAAGATGATCGTCGGTTGATTTTGCTCACCGCATAGTCGTCTTATCCGCTTATATGCACAACGGGATTGTAAAACTCCTCTAAACAAACCAAAACTACAAATAGTCCATTAATCTAATCTTCCCTTTTATCCACAAATTCTGCAAAAGATACCTGACCAATGAGATGTACCTCAAACATAACTtgttaataaaaacaacagGGCAAATATTTTTTACTGCCAAACAAAAAGGTCCACATAGAAGCAAATAGCTGTGAATTACTATTAATTATTATCATGAATATAGTGACCACAATATGATTTTACACTCATCATTTAAGCACCTGTTCTAGGACACGATGGAAAGGAAATTTGACATCTATATTAATTCACACTTTTAATGCTGCACTTAAAACtaacaagtaaatgtaacattttAGACAACATGACTTTGTATTTGTGAATTGAGCTCACCTCATCCCTGCTGATCAGCTCGTTGGAGTAAGTGAGGCCGGGCATGAGGCCTCTCTTCTTCAGCCAATAAATGGCAGCGAATGAGCCAGAGAAGAAGATACCCTCCACCGCTGCGAAAGCCACAAGTCGCTCTCCTGAgagcacaaaagaaaaaaaacatggataGGAATTAAATATAGGCCAGAGttgtttttgttcagttttCAGTCAATGTTTTGAACATCGTGTCTTTCTTACCGAACGTGGATTTGTCGTCATTTATCCAGTGGAGGGCCCAGTCAGCTTTGCGTTGCACACAAGGCATAGTGTCAATGGCGTTAAACAAGAAGTCCCTGAACATATAAAGTGCAATTGATTAAAACTCAATAAAATAAGTAGTTTAGTGAGTCATAACAAAGACAGTGCCAAAGGAAAACCATAGGTGTTTACCATGCTTAATCGATATACAACAAACTGTAATAATTCAAATCACATCATTTATATTGCTATAACAAATCTCATCAACAAACCAAAAGTACTCTAGGGGTTAAAAAGGGATTTAATTGCACTGCAGATAAACAACAGTCATTAACCTGAGAGAAATGTGACCCTTTACTTTAACCAAGGATAAATCACTGATCTAGGCAATACTATAAAGTTTATGAGAAAACTTTGGTTTATTATAGTCCATAGTATAAACTATAATAAACCAAAGTTTTCTCATAACTGATTTTCATATGCCATAAAAATTCTTATCCAACATAACAAACAAGTTACATGGTGTTGAACAAAACAGACAGAAGCAGCTCAAAACAAGACACTTCAGCGCAGTTAATTGCCTTAAAGTTGTTTCTTCTCATTCATTTTAGTCAAACGCTGTGAAATATAATTTCTGAAGTTAGAACCATAGTAGGACAGTTtcaacattttcattttatctaTGAATAATAAGATCTATTGTATTTCTTTGAAGAACTGCTGACATGATATTATCCGTCAAGTACTGTCCTTACCCGCCTGTTCAATTTAAACTTGAAGGCTATGATATTATATGTTAATTGCTGTTGATACATCAACTTGTTTATAATCTGTGGATTCACaaaagctgctgcagctgggAAAGCGACTGCTATCAGACTCCCTTCAGACGGTTAGTGGTTGGCAGTGTTGTGCACTGTAGCGGCAAGTACAGTCACCTCAACATAgatgaggaaaaataaaataaattaaatagttAGGAAAATTGATCCTGAAGCCCCGTAGATGTGAAAACCTTAGATAGAGCCACTATAAGTTACTGACCTCTCCCTCAGGTCCCTGATGTAAGTGTTGATGAGCATACTGTACATCTCTGAGTGAACCGTCTCAATAAGGATCTGGAAGCTGTAGAAGGAGCGCGCTTCAGGGACTTGAACTTCCTGGCTGAACCTCTGCACCTGTTGTTACAAAACAGTTGAACCACAGCGCAACGCAACACTGCATTTTGATCAGGCTGTGAATGGGGTTACACAAGCATCACATCTTGACATCTccttaaaataattttaaatacaAGTCACTTGTGAGTGACAGCCCTCTGCACTCACCAGGTTCTCGTTGACGATGCCATCACTAGCAGCAAAGAAGGCTAAGACGTGGGAGATAAAGTGTTTTTCTTCAGGCTTCAAACGGTCCCAGTGTGCCAGGTCTTTGGATAGATCCACCTGAAAAACAACATCAAGAATGCAGATGCAGTTTCCTGGATTACTTAGCGTCCTGTGGTGACAAGTGTTTGAATATCTATGTTAATGTAGAAAAGGACAATGTTTTCAGCTGCATTAAGATTACTTGAGTGAAAATCTACATCATATTTAGTGCAATTCACTTAAATTATAATAGAAACTTGAGTTATTTGGATATTAAATGGCATTACACACCTCCTCTACCGTCCAGAAGGAGGCTTGTGCTTGTTTGTACATCTTCCAGATATCCGGATATTGGATGGGGAAGAGGACAAACCGTCTAGGGTTTTCTCGTAGCAGAGGTTCGTCCTCGGTCTCTGAGCGACTTTGACAACTTTCATCTTTTACTGTGAAGCcattctgcaaaaaaacagtcatatttattgtatttatttccgGAATGTTCCTTACGTCACAACATCCGCTATTGCGCATGCGCATTCACTCAAAACAAAGGACATGACTTACACAAATCCACTTGTCAGTCTCTTTTTCTTAACTTAACAGTATATGTAATTATTTTAGGTTTACCTGCGGTTGTTTTGCTTTCAgcaacgataaaaaaaaaacggtggCCTATTTTTAGAAAATAAGCAAAAATCGTAAAAATTGACATTTCCTTTCCCCCAAACAGTTGTACCAACCACGAAACCACAAACACCTTCAAcgttttgtattaaaactgttatTCCACAGCGTGAGGTCAAGACTCGTACGTTCAGACGTCCAGAGGTTTATTATTTTTAACGAATCCTTGGCACTCATCCCTGAACAGCGTCAGTAACGCCAACCATACTGCGTCTGTTCGCAGCTCCAATCCTTCCTTACGGGTTAAATGTACAGACTTACGCTTGGATGCTCAGTTGTCTCTGAAGGAGTTTTTTTCACTGTTGGCGTCATTTTGAGATACAATTGAGTCTCCTGACTAGCTCCAGCTCGGTGCCATAATACACGGCTGTGAAGTGAGCGCAGGTTCGCACGGTTCGCACTGACGTCCAGGAAGCCTGCAGTCCCTCTGGCGGACCAGCGTGGGAACCGCACTGTTACAGAACACCGGTAGTCTCGCGATAACACCGTCCCTCTGCACTGTTACAGAACCACGATAGTCTCGCGATAACACCGTCCCTCCGCAGATACAGAACCACGGTAGTCTCGCGATAACACAGTCCCTGACAAACAATCAACACCGTCTCAGATCATATTTCCATCTTCccttgcaaaattccacatccacaaatccaaatttttacacaaaaaaaccctctttttttacttttcattgtgaattcaatcagtatctggactttattaagttttctacacactcaaaagcaatcaaaaccttaaatgtatgtaaatgttttggctttttgttataatttcatcccccctggctagttataatgtgttgtgctttttgttttgtactTTATTTGTGTATTGAAGCCCAGCCAGAGTCAGCCCCTGTAAAaccttatttttatattatttgtttatttgttatattcGTTTTATGTTTTCTGCATGGAAAGGTTATGTTAATTAATTACATACGTTTTATGTTGCATTTTCATGTTATGCTGCGTTACTGTGTTGTGTGATTGTAGAGAACGTGACAGGCAGcatgtattttattgtgtgtgtgcgtgcgtgcacgcGGGGAAAGCGTCAACGGTCCGTTTGGATGCAACGGGAGCTCGCGGGAGCGCGCATCGGCGGTTGAGAGCGAGAAAACAGCTGAGAGAGAGAACAGCTGAGAGGAGTCGACGTCGTGTCGAGCAGAGAACTGTTGGTCCTTTAAGTTGTGGTTTAATGTCGATAAGTAACGTTGCTTATCGACATAAAGAGGAAGACACCTCCTGAAGATTGTACTGTCTCATGTACAGTAGTTTGGTCGGAGTTTGCTGGCTAGTTGAGTCGGACTAGTCAGCCAGTTAGCTGCGTTAGCTCATGCTAACGCATCCTTCCTGCTCACGGCTGAAACCCCGACGTCGGACAACCTGAGAGGGTCCTCCTGTCCTGAGGACCGGACCACCTGCCTGCCGACTGCCTTCATCAGCCTGCCACGCCCCCTTCTCATCCCGCAGGACCGCGGACATCTCCACCCTCCCCTTCGACTGAACAGCAGCGGGGCTCGGACGCCCCTCCCCCTGCTCACCCCTCCCGTCTGTGTTCAGGACTCTGCATCGCTGTCATCTCCATCACACAGAGCTCCACCCCCGGGCAACATGTCGACATTAGAATAGGATTAAATAGGGTTAATTCGGCATTGTATATTTCCATAAGGTTTAGATTAGATAAATCCATTTGTGTGTTGTTTCTGTTGCACTAATAATAAGAAATGATCTATTTGGaatttgtatatattttgtgTGAGATTAAATTAGTGATTATTGTTTAACCCTTGCCCTCCCCATTCACTTTAGTTCCTTTAACTGGGTATCCACTAATATTCCTTAAGTCCATAGAGGACGCCAGGCAGCAGCAGCTATTTAGTTTAAGGTTTAAGTccttgtttaagtttaagtttaagtaacTGACAATTTAAGTTAAGAGCAAGTAACTGAGTTATTGTTGATTGTGGCCTCGTCGCTACAATTTGatttatactctttatatgttatagttCAACTTGacattgcataatgtgaagataTATAATCATTGCACTTTTTGcaaatcttaaataaaaaaatatttccatCTTCCACATGAgtacatacctgtcaagttttggatttaaaaataagggccaTTTTCCACCACCCACTGTCCCACCACcaaaccgaggtccagtattacattttaagacaggttaaCAGagatctaaaataactacctgtaaACCACTTACAATCTACAACtaggtgctcagaatctgacaggccgacctttgttgacactcaaatgctgtggacattcctatgtatgtaattcctataatagagcctaaatgaaaacacaaaagggaattaaagcacacttattttaaatattttcagtgtatatacacattgattgtcttcaagtgaaacatctacatgttcttttaatttgtcattttcactcatgtgctCTCTGGCATTCACTCTGATGACACAGAGACGCATGTTTCTGAgctccatcctgctcctctttaggaaagtaaattcggtatcccatttttacagatatttacacaaagtctttgcttttttttagcAGAAAATCCATCTGATTTGTTGTGCTGAGTTTGTTCCTGTGTtcccactaacctcgcgagaactgccaacTAGGCTACATCAGGTGGCAGTTCTTGCAAGGTTAgttgacaattcagtttggagagacacaggaatgcttttaaaaaattattatattataaaacgggaaatttacgggaaaatactaatacgggaggaccgtgggaaagaggggtaaaatacggtagtttcccggcgaaaacaggagacttgacaggtatgcatgAGTAAAACGTAGCAAAACATGTGGAAGTAGACAAAAAAGAGACAACAGATGAGTAATgaatcattttatttgacaggaATGATGTTAAGTATATTCAATTTTAATTACACATAACAAGCAGCTTACTCATCTATTGTAAACATGGAGAAAATGAACACACATATAGCCGGTGAGATGGTCGTATTTCCATAAAAATATAAAGATATAGCTACACTGGTATGTTGTGTACACCCAGTCGAAAGACATCATTTGTGCACGCCCATGCACAGTTCGCGGACTTCAGCATGAATACCTGATGAAAAGCCATGGGTGGGTCGTCATCAGCCTGTTGCAAAAGAGATATTAGAAATAGGAGAAAATGCATTCATGAAATAAACCAGAATAAAAGCATGTTAAGATTAAAGCAgctttgttttaattgtgtGTTTAAAGTTTCAAAATGCTCTTCAGCCAACTGACAATGATAATGAGATGAAGCAGGCAAGTGAATGGGAGCTTATTTTCTGCTGTATGTCCACATATACCTGTAACTGTCCAAAGACCATGATGAGGATACAACTGTCTATTGTCGGTTGAAAGTCTTGTTCTGTGATTATGTGCTTAATGCGCTTGAAAGGCAGGCTCTGTGGATTGGAAACAAATATAATTAGTTGAATGAACAGCAGCTGCTAATTCATGAGTTATTTGCTAGAAATACGGTAGAAACATTAATCCAAAGTAACTAAATATTTGCACAGTAAGGACACAAATACAGGCACTTATTCACAAAGAAGATTGGAATTAAGGACAACATGTCTACTTTTTAAGGATTTTGATTAACATCAATCATCTATGAAAAGATGCTTACTACGAGCTTGCCAGCAATTGCTTCTCTCCCCTGAAACGGAGATCCTTCCCATGTCAAGCAAGCATCAGGAGACTGACGAggaacggaaaaaaaaaaagagatgggTTGTCAGCAAATGTATAcatataatttatttaatcaATTTAAAACGTGCTGTTGCACTGAAAGACCTACATATAGGTTGGCAAGTCCCATCCTGTTGGTATTGTCAAACTGGTTATAATATTCCTGGACAAACCCCTCTCCAATCTTCTGCCATAATTCTTTATCAGCAGCCATGTGTGTAGCTTCAAACCTGCAGAAGAGTCGAGGAAGTGAAGAGAAGAGATGTCAAAGTTCACAGTAGTTCATTAATCTTGTGTTTTAACATTTGAATTACAAAGAgtccaataaaaaaataaataattagaaATCTCTTTATTTCGCTAAATGtacaatgtacacaggaatttgacctggtaaaaacagcaccactgagcaataaaataacaattagaaataaaaatagtaacaatataatatgtaaatcaaaaatatataatgtgtatgtacaggactttctcagaaaattagaatattgggataaagttctttattttctgtaatgcaattaaaaaaacataaatgtcatacattctggattcattacaaatcaactgaaatattgcaagcctgttattattttaatattgctgattatggtttacagtttaagattaagattcccagaatattctaatttttttgagataggatatttgagttctcttaagctgtaagccatgatcagcaatattaaaataataaaaggcttgcaatatttcagttgatttgtaatgaatccagaatgtatgacatttttgtttttttaaattgcattacagaaaataaaggactttatcacaatattctaattttctgagacagtcctgtaatatgaagtatttacaagatgagaggaatgaaaaatgaaataaagtgttCTTTAAGTGTCTTTTAGGAGCGCAGGTTGTGTGGGGGGGCTGAGATTTATTTTGGGAAAAACTGTTCAAGTGCCTGgtggttttggtcctgatggacctgATCATAAAACACTTAATCACGATCCACTTGCACCTTTACTTTTATGCTGCTTAGTTTCGTGGCGGGCTTGGACTTTAACAGTTTTAACCCCGAGTTTTAACCCTTGATCCAGGCTCGGATTGAAGAAACTATGAGATGGTCCAATAACACAAATACAGTAAGAGTTTCGGTTTCATTACAATAACAAAAGTGTGTTCTCAGGCCACAAACAGCACGTGTTATGACAAGTGTGTTAATGCTACAGAACTAGCTGCCATTAAGGCCCTGATGCTCACACTGTTGATTAATCATGATTTATATCATCTGATCAAGTTACGATCACGCGAAGAGTACACACTGTAACACATAATTACATTTAACTGATAATATGATCTTTGACTGGTCTACGGGGAAAAATAATCGCCATTTATTGACCAGCATTGTTGGCGAGACGTCGCCGTTTTTAAACAGTTTCGTTTTTCCACAGGGCTTTCCCTAACGAAAgacggtaaaaaaaaatcatacccAAGAGAAAAGTTATACATTTAATCAGTACTTTACCGTGTTGGTGAGTTTAATGTACTTCTTTACACAGTGGGGGAAGTCAGATGAAGTTAACTTAAACCAACCCCGCGTTTCCCGCTTCCGGATGTGACACGCATGCTACGTCATCGCCAGCTGACCAATCACGGTCGAGATCCTTATTACACGGTTTAAGGTAATTTGATCCTATTGGGGGCTAAATAAAGCCTGAGCAAAATACCCAGTCACAAAACTggattaggtttttttttttctttaaatacatttgtaacTTACTTCTTTATAAATATAATTGAAGAAAGAACttcaaaacaagacaaatacaatgtttcttttctattttctaaATTTAGTTTAACATTGAGTGACGCTAGTAGGTCTCatttacagtacagaccaaaagtttggacacacttccccatttgtttgaatgagaagaccgtaaaaaagaggaagagtAAAATAAATCTTATATTTCAAAGCTGGTAAACTAAACTTAACTGCTCTgagtgaaactttttttttttttttttttaatttgagcaTTAAAAGTAATAAATGAATGTGAAACAAAGAGCTTCTTAAATAAatttaataattttaaaaatgtaaacctAAATGAACATGTCAATTATACATCTTTACCATCCCGTTTTGGCATGTAATCAAACATAGCTGTGACCACTTGTGACCTTGTTGCTCGTGTTCGGGCCACGTCACTGAGATCCAAGATTCTGCATCCAATCCAAGATCGGAGAACAATTAAATCACATGTTAATCCTTGGCTCGTCACTGACTTATGAATCTAAAACAACTCATCTTTGTGCATGTGCTTTTCTGAAAAGGGTGCCATCAATAATTTAGCGTTCTGTCAGTGGGACAGCTGTCATCCACAGCCAGTAAAATAAAGCTAGATATAAAGTAAACAGTTTGAAATGGAAGACATTAAATTCTTAATCATATAAGATCAATATTGCTTGGGAAGAGTGACATGAAGGAATACAGATCAGTTCATAACAGCGTGCAGGTCATTATAAACACCATTGACAGATATGcaaatgtatatttaaaaaactgGGTTAATTTTTCATGTATAACATTTAAAGGTCTTCACACCAATTCTGAATGTACCGTCTTACTCTGCAGGATGATTTTGTCCTCCTGACTTGTTCTAATGTGTGACATTGAAacgttaagaaaacaaaattgaaAAGACAAAAGACCCATTTAGGCACTTTTAAAATCATGTTTCTACAGTTCAGTGCTTGTTGCTGCCAGGAAATGACACTCAAAAATGGAGATGTCTTCACACGCTTGAGTTCCAGTGAATTGTTTGGAAAGGCTACTATTGCTTTGTTGAGGCCACTGGACCGATAGATCCTCGTCCAAAAGGATGGCAGTAAAGGTCGTCTTCACCCGCGAGGCCTCATCAGTTAGAACTGAGCTGTGTTTTAAGTGTCCGTGTCCCACGAGGTCACGGTTCTGGCTGCGCTGTGAAATAATCATCAGTCCTGAAGACGCTGGGGATCTCTTGATGTTGGTGTGCCGCTTGTCTTCGTGGGCTGGCCTGTTTCTGTGATTGAAAAGACAAACGTTAAACTTCACCGTTTGATAGGACCGATCATAACTGATCTGTAGGATTGGAAAATACTTTGTGAGCAAAACTGTACCTGTTTAACTCTGATGCCTAAACTTCACTCGTAGATTTCAAATGCAGTCGGAtcatttaaaacaataaattctCAACTGCATGAATTAAATCTTACATTTAAGAAGCCAGGGACGCTCATTGTGCGGAGGATCTTCTTGAAAGCACTCGGTAGTGTTCCTAGTTCTCCCTCGGCCTGCGTGACCTGCTCCTCCATCGCGTTGACGTTCGCTCCGACCATTTTCACGAAGGCCTGCAGGAACCCCAGGGTAAGATGGTAACTCataatttatttttccatcAGATTTCACTTGAGTAAAAACAAACATGCTTAATTGTTATAAAAGAAtacaaatgtacaaagaaaATCTGTCTTCAGTTGTTTTTGAAGGAGCACCAACATTTTCCTTTAAATGAGAAACTGAACTCTGAATATCAGtaatgaatgaaaaataaaatacaagtcAGACATTAGTTGAATGCTGTTTAATCAGACTAGAAATTCAAATTTCTTTAGTATCTATGGGACAAACTTGTCACAGATCCTATAACAGTCTTAAAACCCCACTCCCAGGAATGGGGGTACAGCTGATGGACACTGCATTCAGcaactgtttgttttgtttggaccTTTTAAGTGACACACAATGGGTCTgccaggttaccatggtaacgtaGCGACACATCAGCATCTCTTTTGCATTAAATGCACAATGAACGAAAAGGAAAACCACCTTGGACCACTTGTTTTTGTCTCCCTCTTTTTATTCATAAAACAGATGTGGCCCGACGCAGCAGGAGTTAAAAAGAGTGTGTAGCTGGAGGAATACCCAGAAGTGAAAATTCAAAAAGCGTTTTTCCTTATAAAATGAAAAACCTAATTACATTGTatttaggccgcgttcagactgcaggcaaatatccgatttttagcccatccagattgaaactggatgactcttttgaagtctgaacagtcccaaaccgcatgagatccgatttttgcaaaccagatcgaaaccacctccgggaggtagtttcatatccgatcactatcgcatttgggcagatgcgtgtcagtctgaacagctccaaacactcagatcggatatgactgtcccagacgctccaaaccacccgcccatttccagttgtggagctactcatcctttcacagagagcatgtacaatctctgatgtcacgtcaaaaactattatttgtagtttaagtgttgcaaattcacattacaacatgttttaatagcagaaaaaaagaccgcatttccacgtacggtgcgggtccccgcgtaccctacgccgtaggtctgcgttggtgtaacgcggaaccataaatcagccttcatatCTTCCTATCAGTCGCGCtgagagcctgaacctgcagcctgtCAGCTCAtcagctgccagttgttcatcattgctggttcgttttgttaactctgagctttgttggttggtttgttagtttgctggtggttttgttctgaacacttttctctttgacgccgggtccctccgccgagacacaacttttgcggtatgcgttcattgttatgtctaaaaatgatgcgcagtgccgacccaatcagaaacggtacagatattttgattttttttttatatatataaaaaaaataaatgtataaaaaaaataaaggatccccataacctttgatcgggtgggcaggacgcacggtttgccccaaaaccagcctcgagttccagtaacagaggtccgacgggaggattagagtgagatggggcagtctcaaacgatttaaaatattgcacagtgtatgcccagctttacaggtatggaacagcatgggagctggctccatattgttattattacatgacttcacacaatacacgcgctgggtgacgcctccgctccgacgtcgttgctacggcaacccgtcagatcagtcaatgatgtggcccagtctgaacagagccagatccgatttggacacttgctaaacacagtgtggacagtcagccctgaaaatcggatatgagaaggtatcagatatatatcagatttgcctgcagtctgaacgcggccttagtgTTAGCAAGTTAGAGAGATATCGCCGTTTATGACCAGAGGTAGTCTTGGACGAGGAGTTTAAGAGCTCCTAGAGCGCAGGAAGAGAACGCTCTGCTCCGTTTATCTTTAATCAAGCTTAGTTTCTTTGCCGTTtacttaatgaaataaaaatctgcCCTTTGCCAAAGTATTGTTCTTCAGTGTTAGAGCATTTATTGCACTATTTTTAACCTCCATTTACACAATGctggtgaagaaaaaaacaaaaaaacaaaacatttgagTGGCTGCTAGATTTTGAAATCTACTCGTCACTGAGACAGGTCACATGTGGACCAAAAGTTAATTTCCTGCCCCACATGACTGCTCTGGTTAACAATAATACTTCAGTCGGGGCAGAAATGATGTAGATGGGTGATGCAAAACAACTGTATTTTACAATGTGTTCACTTAAAAAGGATCTCATCCTTCCCAGAAACTAATTTAACAGATGAACAGTAGCACATGAGATATAAACATTTATTGAGGGGAAACAAATGGTGGCTGAAAAAGGATCACAGTTTAATATGTCATgtgttgttgttcatctgagattGTACTAATCTAATTTTGACATCAGGAGATGACcagataaatgaaaattaattCAC contains:
- the rrm2b gene encoding ribonucleoside-diphosphate reductase subunit M2 B — translated: MTPTVKKTPSETTEHPSNGFTVKDESCQSRSETEDEPLLRENPRRFVLFPIQYPDIWKMYKQAQASFWTVEEVDLSKDLAHWDRLKPEEKHFISHVLAFFAASDGIVNENLVQRFSQEVQVPEARSFYSFQILIETVHSEMYSMLINTYIRDLRERDFLFNAIDTMPCVQRKADWALHWINDDKSTFGERLVAFAAVEGIFFSGSFAAIYWLKKRGLMPGLTYSNELISRDEGLHCNFACLLYGYLVKKPSDDRVKDIITNAVRIEQEFLTEALPVDLIGINCCLMKQYIEFVADRLLADLRLTKVYNAENPFDFMESISLEGKTNFFEKRVAEYQRFGVMSNVMDAEFTLDADF
- the LOC133461062 gene encoding nuclear transport factor 2-like, whose translation is MAADKELWQKIGEGFVQEYYNQFDNTNRMGLANLYSPDACLTWEGSPFQGREAIAGKLVSLPFKRIKHIITEQDFQPTIDSCILIMVFGQLQADDDPPMAFHQVFMLKSANCAWACTNDVFRLGVHNIPV